A genome region from Gossypium hirsutum isolate 1008001.06 chromosome A04, Gossypium_hirsutum_v2.1, whole genome shotgun sequence includes the following:
- the LOC107931520 gene encoding vacuolar protein-sorting-associated protein 37 homolog 1, with product MFRFWGSQEQQAQPRPQEGSSHSWYPPPGVSSTNSSRPSTPGSSASNSFNLQRPSERPHSPSQVSPSEAAGIIALLKDKSVDELRKLLSDKDAYNQFLLSVDQVKIQNNIRDELRKETLQLVRNNLDKEPQIMELRNQCRIIWTTELAAALEKLNDLERQKEEILKFYSPASFINRLQDAMNETDKESEMVNRQLLEKEIDLGTFVQKYKKLRTSYHCHALIHLAQLKHLLSDDGNRWRCLLICIP from the exons GGGTTCACAGGAGCAACAAGCTCAGCCACGTCCACAAGAGGGTTCTTCACATTCTTGGTATCCTCCTCCTGGTGTTAGCTCCACAAATTCTTCCCGGCCTTCAACGCCAGGTAGCAGTGCATCTAACAGCTTCAACTTACAGAGGCCTTCAGAAAGGCCACATTCTCCCTCGCAAGTTTCACCCTCTGAAGCTGCAGGAATCATTGCTCTTTTAAAGGACAAAAG TGTTGATGAATTACGGAAGCTTTTGTCTGACAAGGATGCTTACAATCAGTTCTTACTATCAGTTGACCAGGTTAAAATCCAAAACAAT ATAAGAGACGAACTTCGGAAGGAGACTTTGCAGCTTGTAA GGAACAATTTGGATAAAGAACCACAAATAATGGAACTAAGAAACCAG TGCAGGATTATCTGGACAACAGAGCTTGCCGCAGCTTTGGAAAAACTAAATGATCTTGAGAGGCAGAAAGAAGAGATCCTGAAGTTCTACTCCCCAGCATCGTTTATCAACAGGCTTCAAG ATGCAATGAATGAGACAGATAAGGAATCAGAAATGGTGAACAGGCAACTCCTTGAGAAGGAGATAGATCTGGGGACTTTCGTGCAGAAGTATAAGAAGCTCCGGACTAGTTACCACTGCCATGCTCTCATCCACCTTGCACAGCTAAAACATCTCCTATCTGATGATGGAAACAGGTGGAGATGTTTGTTGATTTGTATACCTTAA